The following proteins are encoded in a genomic region of Amia ocellicauda isolate fAmiCal2 chromosome 6, fAmiCal2.hap1, whole genome shotgun sequence:
- the LOC136751903 gene encoding CD9 antigen-like, translated as MSGFYSTVYLQYVNKNGDASMAITLKIFHNAMGCCGVAGGVLEPFVQETCPEASFFKKFGIPPCPPVIESFFQDKAPLVMGWFLGIAALMVCAVVCSSVLASVIKKGRDTPPPTPMSKETPLLSPPPS; from the exons ATGTCTGGGTTCTACAGCACCGTCTACCTGCAGTACGTGAACAAGAACGGGGACGCCAGCATGGCCATCACCCTCAAGATCTTCCACAATGCG atgGGGTGCTGTGGTGTGGCGGGGGGGGTGCTGGAGCCCTTTGTCCAGGAGACCTGCCCAGAGGCCAGCTTCTTTAAGAAGTTTGGTATCCCT cCCTGCCCTCCGGTCATTGAGAGTTTCTTCCAGGACAAGGCACCCCTGGTGATGGGCTGGTTCCTTGGCATCGCTGCACTcatg gTGTGTGCTGTGGTGTGCAGTTCAGTCCTGGCCTCTGTGATCAAGAAAGGTCGGGACACCCCACCTCCCACTCCAATGTCTAAAGAGACTCCTCTTCTCAGCCCTCCCCCGTCCTAA
- the LOC136751627 gene encoding uncharacterized protein LOC136751627, whose protein sequence is MVEPRSRVWLWPCLLCLLSRLDPGTARGLPLPDNSLPAEGAGRGAGEPPRAERTGYQEDARGVFSPSFPRSLPASPPPLRGRSSSAAALEADSATNFPPGGAGRPATPGRGRGAAGVSPESTTAEEREALRPWEGDEYPDDYEYDHPEDRDVGEATPPAEAQGTAVGGRMTRLPEEGGGAVAEPGLLLGDAELVSDYELDALLPSSGVPGAEALLRDEPSLRSRGAEDDLDYSYYWDDAASFQGDEAPAALTPVLPTAAPALSGVSAPLDISEEKGGMEASGESAEKMQAAGLVASLRRRSGKKCAKKLLNSATLTLAPPISPSNGPDAIDHWPPQRDTTHMLTLAAASTPPVSPSLVPSTPNHNPTILPTSTPLKPEFEQQPELGPPPIISREMPTYEKLVEMETMPLEREHWMVEVEESLREEAISTPNITLIINPSLPGQGDDHNATGPAVTLASTPSSLHHRPAPPRILPEPQSMDGVMYVSQLREAEVEKDGGSERARGYMAVQPSGEVSEEVAHSKASGVAGGVMRPSEGGSQLVSDSSLDVSHWRDGVGEANPAYYPALEPVPESMEGEGRKLGAAKVMERRPKLQQHPSQGMREERRGGRRGPSRPARPKHQPTHRAQRPWLPKKSLASQFKPPFPDSVPPVGAGSLPTERCPVVVLPESSPDPPVKGCNISVALQLPCGGPDISPTHCLTRRCCVDRTTGGCYFPLETCTRDGRAVFLVRWDDVVPAVDPRSLVAGPRGCSPAKVTSSFALFHINMKDCGANVTLSGQTRTYSLSVRSKTLVTSRARYGLISRDQPYSSEVQCSHHHGSLSSAAFLVKDLPPPKAVATGSLRVQLRVATDCSYSAYYPQSALPLRLSLKSPLYMEVHLVAPPEPSLVLLVHYCLAYPPSAQAAWVLLYDGCPNDLDPSAVQPLAQAWDRPQFYKRFKVETFQFINPDTGAYLQEQMYIMCSTEVCSPSMKSCDAKCFNPQRSRIAVPGSKLLPGDIAVHQGPFLMPVGTPPQ, encoded by the exons ATGGTGGAGCCCCGCTCTCGAGTGTGGCTGTGGCCGTGTCTGCTGTGCCTGCTCTCCCGCCTGGACCCCGGGACAGCCCGCGGCCTCCCGCTGCCGGACAACTCCCTCCCGGCAGAGGGAGCGGGGAGAGGGGCAGGAGAGCCGCCGCGGGCGGAGAGGACCGGCTACCAGGAGGACGCGAGGGGCGTGTTTTCTCCGTCCTTCCCGCGGTCTCTCCCCGCCTCACCCCCTCCTCTGCGGGGCCGGAGCAGCAGCGCCGCGGCTTTAGAGGCGGATTCGGCGACAAACTTCCCCCCTGGCGGCGCAGGGCGGCCCGCGACGCCTGGGAGAGGCCGGGGGGCGGCGGGGGTCTCGCCCGAATCCACGACAGCCGAGGAGCGGGAGGCGCTGCGGCCGTGGGAGGGAGACGAGTACCCCGACGACTACGAGTACGACCATCCAGAGGACCGCGATGTCGGGGAGGCCACTCCGCCGGCGGAGGCACAGGGGACGGCGGTGGGGGGACGGATGACTAGACTCCCTGAGGAGGGGGGAGGCGCAGTGGCTGAGCCCGGCCTGCTCTTGGGCGACGCAGAGCTGGTCAGTGACTACGAGCTGGACGCCCTCTTGCCGTCCTCGGGGGTGCCCGGGGCCGAGGCGCTGCTGCGGGATGAGCCGTCTCTCCGCAGCCGCGGCGCAGAAGACGACCTGGACTACAGCTACTATTGGGATGATGCTGCCAGCTTCCAAGGCGACGAGGCTCCGGCAGCGCTGACCCCGGTCCTGCCCACTGCTGCTCCGGCCCTGTCCGGGGTCAGTGCCCCGCTGGACATCTCTGAGGAGAAGGGAGGCATGGAGGCATCGGGGGAGTCTGCGGAGAAGATGCAAGCGGCGGGGCTGGTGGCCAGTCTTCGCAGGCGATCTGGGAAGAAGTGCGCTAAGAAACTACTGAATTCAGCCACCCTCACTCTGGCTCCCCCCATCAGCCCCAGCAACGGCCCAGATGCCATTGATCATTGGCCCCCCCAAAGGGACACCACCCACATGCTGACCCTTGCTGCTGCCTCCACTCCTCCTGTATCCCCATCCCTTGTTCCCAGCACCCCCAACCACAATCCCACCATCCTCCCCACCTCCACTCCACTGAAGCCGGAGTTTGAGCAGCAGCCAGAGCTCGGCCCACCCCCCATAATCTCCCGGGAAATGCCCACCTATGAAAAACTGGTTGAAATGGAAACCATGCCATTGGAGAGGGAGCACTGGATGGTGGAGGTAGAGGAGAGTTTAAGGGAGGAGGCAATCTCCACCCCAAACATCACCCTGATCATCAATCCTAGTCTCCCTGGCCAGGGGGATGACCACAATGCCACTGGCCCGGCTGTGACTCTCGCCTCCACTCCCAGCAGCCTCCACCACCGTCCCGCACCTCCCCGAATCCTGCCTGAGCCCCAGAGTATGGATGGAGTGATGTATGTATCCCAGCTCAGAGAGGCAGAGGTTGAAAAGGATGGAGGTAGTGAGAGGGCAAGGGGGTATATGGCAGTCCAGCCCAGTGGAGAAGTGAGCGAGGAGGTGGCGCACAGCAAGGCAAGTGGGGTAGCTGGCGGGGTGATGAGGCCGAGTGAGGGCGGCTCCCAGCTGGTGTCGGACTCTTCTCTGGATGTTTCCCATTGGAGGGATGGTGTGGGTGAGGCTAATCCAGCCTATTACCCTGCCCTGGAGCCGGTGCCAGAGAGCATGGAGGGGGAGGGCAGGAAGCTGGGGGCAGCAAAGGTCATGGAGAGACGTCCCAAGCTGCAGCAGCACCCTTCCCAGGGaatgagagaggagaggaggggtggGAGAAGGGGGCCCTCTCGCCCGGCCCGCCCTAAGCACCAACCCACCCACAGAGCTCAAAGACCCTGGCTGCCCAAGAAATCCCTGGCCTCCCAGTTCAAGCCCCCCTTCCCTGACTCCGTCCCCCCCGTGGGGGCTGGCAGCCTGCCCACAGAACGCTGCCCTGTGGTTGTCCTCCCGGAGTCCTCGCCTGACCCCCCAGTGAAGG GCTGTAACATCAGTGTTGCCCTGCAACTGCCCTGTGGGGGGCCGGACATCTCCCCGACCCACTGCCTGACCCGCCGTTGCTGTGTGGACCGAACCACCGGAGGCTGCTACTTCCCCCTGGAGA CGTGTACGAGGGACGGACGAGCTGTGTTCCTGGTTCGGTGGGACGATGTGGTCCCTGCAGTGGACCCCCGCTCGCTGGTGGCTGGACCCAGGGGCTGCTCACCTGCCAAGGTCACGTCATCCTTCGCCCTGTTTCACATCAACATGAAGGACTGCGGAGCCAATGTCACG TTGTCCGGCCAGACTAGGACCTACTCCCTGAGTGTGCGCAGCAAGACGCTGGTCACCTCCCGGGCCCGCTATGGCCTCATCAGCAGAGACCAGCCCTACAG CTCAGAGGTGCAATGCTCTCATCACCATGGCTCCCTCTCCTCCGCTGCCTTCCTGGTCAAAGACCTGCCCCCCCCCAAGGCCGTTGCCACTGGCAGCCTGCGCGTCCAGCTCCGGGTGGCCACAG ACTGCAGTTACAGTGCCTACTACCCCCAGTCAGCCCTGCCCCTGCGCCTCAGCCTGAAGAGCCCCCTGTACATGGAGGTGCACTTGGTGGCCCCCCCCGAGCCCAGCCTGGTGCTGCTGGTGCACTACTGCCTGGCCTACCCCCCCTCTGCGCAGGCAGCCTGGGTCCTGCTGTATGACGG CTGTCCCAATGACCTGGACCCCTCCGCGGTGCAGCCTCTGGCCCAGGCCTGGGACCGGCCTCAGTTCTACAAGCGCTTCAAAGTGGAGACCTTCCAGTTCATCAACCCCGACACGGGAGCCTACCTGCAGGAACAG aTGTACATCATGTGCTCCACAGAGGTGTGCTCCCCCAGCATGAAGAGCTGTGACGCCAAGTGCTTCAACCCCCAGC GATCGAGAATAGCTGTGCCAGGCTCCAAGCTGCTGCCGGGGGACATCGCAGTGCACCAGGGCCCCTTCCTCATGCCTGTGGGCACCCCACCTCAATAG